A region of the Bombus affinis isolate iyBomAffi1 chromosome 7, iyBomAffi1.2, whole genome shotgun sequence genome:
ATAATTCAAGGAAGTAATGAAGAGAAATTTTGTTATGTGTTATCAAATGCTCCAACACCTGCTACCTTTTATATATCAGTAATACTACTTGTATTTtattctaaaataaaataaaatacaaaattacaGATTAAATACATTTTGTGAATATCTTTCAGAATGATGAAAAGAGAGAGCATGTTGAAATTAGCCCAGAAAGTTTAGTAATAGTGGATTATATAGCAAACTTTTTATGGGAATGTGGTGGATTTGCTCTAATTTGTGATTATGGCCATAATGGTGATAAAACTGATACTTTTCGTGGATTTTCTCAACATAAAATACACGACCCACTATTACACCCAGGAACTGCAGATTTAACAGCAGATGTTGATTTTGCAGCTATTAAAAAAATTGCAGAGAAAGATGATAGGTTAATAACTTTTGGACCAGTAACTCAATCAAGCTTTCTACGAAACCTTGGAATTGATTTAAGATTGCAAATGCTCTTACAAAATActtcagaagaaagaaagaaatcgtTACAAACAGGATATCATATGATAATGGATGAAGATAAAATGGGAACACGTTTTAAAGTTTTATCACTATTTCCCTCTGTTTTAAAAGAATATTTCGAAAAAGTACCAGTAACAGGTTTTTATTAAACATGAAGATTACAataaatatgttatatatatcgaacatttttataatatatagaaaCTTCTTGCatgtatttatacatttaaggctaaataaatgaataatgtAGATAAAACTTTATTCATCcatattaaaatttttgtaaaaaaaattatgtattGCGATAATTTGTTGGCAATTATTTgcaaaaattacatttataaataaGGAATCATACCTAAttatgattttttaatttcaggTTCATATTTTTTCCATATCTCTGAAAATTTTAATACTTTCTCACGTTGTTGAtcaaaatgttctttttttggTTTTCTCCATATGTCCCGATTTAGATCCAACATCCCACCTATAATTTCCTGCAGTAAATTAAcatttgaaattaatatttttgtggAATAACCATTCATTCATACTTTTCTTAAAAGAAAATTACCTGTGCAAAATTTGTCGGAAACATATGCTCGTCCTCAATAACATGAGCATATCCtttatttctttcaaattctACCATAAAATATGATAGACCATTTGGAATAGCTTTACGCACATCTTTATTTTCAAGATTGATTACTTTTTTGTTCATTGACCATTCAGTTTCACATTCTAATAAGGCTTTCTGCCAAAAACATCAAATATAAAGCTTGATATTATTCAAATGTATTAAGTCTATGTACATATTTACCTTAAAGTATATTGGTGCTAATTCACCGATTCTTTTCTTCAGTGGAACACATTCCAATTGCATATGTGAAAATTTGTGACGACTCTTGTAAATTTCATAGAACACTGGATACAAATTTTGATCCATGAACATTTTATATAAAGCTTCTttaaacatctgaaaataaaatacttGTAAGGAAAAAAGGCATATTATTAAACAATAATATCCAGAAAATATGTTTTACCTTCAGCTTTTCCCAAATATTTTCATCCAATTGTAATTGGCAAGCAATATGGTGTACGGGTGTTATTATACAATGCCCGGAAGTCAAAGAGGTATAATGAGGTAGACTTAAACAAATATCAGAATCCATTGTAATGATCATGTGTTTTAACATGTATTTTGAATCAATACACCAATAACAATTATCCAAACTTTTCGATAAACGTTTATGTTCCTTAATTGCACATGAACGATCTTTCTTATTTTGTTCAGCATCTGATTTAATATGCGTAATGTGTTCCTCAAACATCTCATCCATATCTCCATTCTATAAGTTATTTTGCACATCATGTATTCCataatatcttttaaaatagATTTTGTATGACATACCTTAGACGCAATTTTAAGAAATGCTGCATCATCTTCATTTGTagatcttcctttttctttatgGAACTTAAACACATTGATGATGTTATTGAGATTTAGTATTATTGACtataaaagttatattttaGTAAACATACCAAATTTTCCAATGAATATTTATCATCATCAAAGTAATGTCTCACTTTCTTGCCACAAACATGTGTTTCTATATTTTTCCGTTTACTATTTTGTGAAGATTTTATAGTTTGAACTCTGGATTCCAATGGTCTTGTAATACCTATTAtatgttattcgttatttatttcaaatgtacaattttatacACATAATACATACCTTTTGAATCAGTTTGTGTAAGAATTACATTTTGGACTTCTTCTGTACTGCATATTTGAACATTTTTTGCGATATCTCTAGCATTTTCTAACTGAATTTTTAATTCATCAGCaagtttctaaaaaaaaaatatcatgaatttttacaatttcttgGCACATTTCGTGTATGTAGCGTAAAATGTTAATAAGTATACATACAGTATTGCCCATTATTTCAGCTTTAACAATTTTTGCCCCTAGCTTATTCATTTCTGCTTCTGTCAGAGGTTTAGTTTCTCCAGATTCTGTATTATTTCCATCACTATTAGAAATTTGTCTTGCACGACGGCCGACATGAGTATGTGACGAACTCAACATGTTAAAGTTTCAAAAACGTTTATGTCAAGCGTGTGTCATCACAACTAACCTTAATATTTGTTGTGCAGAATTGATAGTTTACAGATCAGCATGCCATAAGGCACAATTGACTCTATGTATACCGTATATCGTATTGTTAAGTTGAGTAAAAGCTAAAGGCAGTAAGTTTCCTCTCTGGTAGAAGTAAACAAAACTAATCACATAGTACACAGCAGTTTTAGCTATTGGTTGATAGTCGTTAATGAATTATGATTTTTACGAACGTTTTGGATATAAATTTGCACGATAAATCTGATCTTTTCGCTTAAGAGGTTAATGTACGAAAAAAAAATagggaaaaaaggaaagttGTGAATCAACTAAGAATTTAATCACGTAGTTCTATTTATCTTTCCAGGCTCGACTCATTGGATCACGAACTTACGATATCCATACGCTGCACAAAATATTGATGTCGTTTTTATTTCGTGATTGGGCGATTTCAAATTTCGCTCCTAATTTACACATCGATATTGTTAAGCATAAAGCCAAGTTCATGCGAAAGCATTACAGTACTATATTGTACATAATTTAACCAATCAATAGCGACTACGTAGTTACCGCGTAGATTTTGCCGCGCAAACGTTACGGTTGTCGCTTAAAAACAATTAATTGAATATATTGGTTATTTTGACATTGTAAGTTAAGTACTATTTATTGCTAGTTCAGTTATTCTTCCTGTTTTGACATTGATGTGTTAgaacgtaaaatattttatgttaaaaGGTTCTATAGAAAAAGTTGTTAATACTTTATGATTTTTTGATACTAAtctattaacaattatttaaagttATTAATGTTTTATCGTCTACATATACTTAATAATGTCGTTAAATGTTTGATAATATCGAAACAAAACAAATTATAAGTAAGGAGGTTTTAAAcgaaaacaattatttaaacaaactttcATGTAATTAAATCAGCTGCCACCAAACCTTGTTATCaaataaagtaaattttaaatttatttgttataaAGAAATAGTGTTCtctaatttctattatttttatattttctactgattcaatttatatgtatatacaaaatCTTCATTTTAGATAAATTTATACATAATGATTGAATCTGACCAAAGTGACAAAGAAACACAGAATGAAATACCACCTTCAAAAATTTCTGATAATCCTGTAGATACAACTGAACTTAGGCAGAAAAGGTTACGCGAAGAAACCTCAGAGGATGAAAAATTAGATTTACCTTCTAAGAAACTATGTACATCTATTGATGAAAAAATATCTGAAAATATTTCAGAAGCAAATGATACTGCTGAAGAAGTAaaagaaaattcaaagaatataGATATTGATGATAAGAAGGACAAAATTAACTTAGTTTCggaggaaaataaaaatgaatctGCAAAAGAATCACATGTTGGAGTAtctgatattaaaaataatgaaatatcaaTTACTAATGATAttgcaaataaaaaagaaaatgagtCTAATATTTTAACAGATGTAAAGCAACAGGTAATgtataaattatgtatttaaaTTTTAGTCTACAAGCAATGCTGAacgatatacatattaatattcaaaatattacattttttaatagttTGCATTTATTTTTTTGGGATAGGGAAACATACACTTAGAAACTGTATcaaattttaatacaaataGTGCGGCAATAGAAGAAAAGACAGAAGTGGAAGAAGAAGATAATGTTaaatcaaaaaagaaaaataaaaaattccaaattgaAGATGCTGAAGTAGTGGAAGGTTTGGAACTTTCTGTAGAGTGTGCTAGTGATAAAGAATCTTCAAGTTCTTCTGAAAGTGAAAGTGGAAAAGATAAACAACTTAAGCCAAAAACCATAATTGTAAAAGCAAAACCCAATGATTCAGAACTTGATATTAGTTCTTCTGAAGCAGATAAATCAGATTCACAAGAGAC
Encoded here:
- the LOC126918473 gene encoding CWF19-like protein 2 → MLSSSHTHVGRRARQISNSDGNNTESGETKPLTEAEMNKLGAKIVKAEIMGNTKLADELKIQLENARDIAKNVQICSTEEVQNVILTQTDSKGITRPLESRVQTIKSSQNSKRKNIETHVCGKKVRHYFDDDKYSLENLFHKEKGRSTNEDDAAFLKIASKNGDMDEMFEEHITHIKSDAEQNKKDRSCAIKEHKRLSKSLDNCYWCIDSKYMLKHMIITMDSDICLSLPHYTSLTSGHCIITPVHHIACQLQLDENIWEKLKMFKEALYKMFMDQNLYPVFYEIYKSRHKFSHMQLECVPLKKRIGELAPIYFKKALLECETEWSMNKKVINLENKDVRKAIPNGLSYFMVEFERNKGYAHVIEDEHMFPTNFAQEIIGGMLDLNRDIWRKPKKEHFDQQREKVLKFSEIWKKYEPEIKKS
- the LOC126918467 gene encoding pre-mRNA-splicing factor CWC22 homolog isoform X2 — protein: MIESDQSDKETQNEIPPSKISDNPVDTTELRQKRLREETSEDEKLDLPSKKLCTSIDEKISENISEANDTAEEVKENSKNIDIDDKKDKINLVSEENKNESAKESHVGVSDIKNNEISITNDIANKKENESNILTDVKQQGNIHLETVSNFNTNSAAIEEKTEVEEEDNVKSKKKNKKFQIEDAEVVEGLELSVECASDKESSSSSESESGKDKQLKPKTIIVKAKPNDSELDISSSEADKSDSQETLEIKPKQTGKKEKKRDYSPKTKKKLKKAGVNKKFTKSATESKKGGGRARKKVKKPVENVDGEDENSNITEDLKSEENTSDRKSVKSKSENESDSEDDSQNEKSKTKKPDDNRKIQLLKKYIRLAGIHVKSYNDLWASCKSNAAKVKCLRELLAKNGINGRPTVEKCKKAKEKNESLKDVAELNTSNIISEGRVTRAQRNKESTKTPETPTKHREARSTFKRVLTVVDSDSE